A DNA window from Trypanosoma brucei brucei TREU927 chromosome 11 chr11_scaffold01 genomic scaffold, whole genome shotgun sequence contains the following coding sequences:
- a CDS encoding RNA helicase, putative: MGPNRQRKPRELARGRGRGGRCGRGRAAAPAPTAPSSILSRAEKDMVIDVLHHAASGGAVPVSEEHFNPNSGSRIKFQRNSPLTPSEILQRLYEGLGFPPDLVTQYVRDLADESKLPVFNSIGELLAEGGPFQSFLVDSCFELFSYMLWYSREEEGTSLTPEEGDSILQEELEAVRALFDDSFIGLKNFGDDDTDDRELQFSFFTQDDKGVMLSIRIPDHYPSDPPNIFIGPRKQQTGGMSTLAVLPLDTKELPAVARRSILDAAVEAINGFVGEGCLIGLLSSICGAISSVSGLGVVEQLPTPAPCESKEVKAVIAAKRQAFASALSASEDPLALPPEEPSSTTCSLPAKVELGTVDHSDDEVGQVRREFLRNNKQLDAKLKEEWQALRANGTLRNSREQLPAYNAREELRQAVARHRVVVVSGETGSGKTTQIPQYLYEFMCEDGKGSSANIVCTQPRRLAATSVALRVAGERDEAVGGVVGYTIRLENCVSSRTQITYCTTGVVLRRIQVDKFLGRVSHIVVDEIHERGVDTDVLLILLRDLLERRDDLTVVLMSATMDSELFARYFGGSPIINIAGRTFPVQVFHLEEIIPMVNYSLDDGSPYAKWEVRKEERRRNTRKQMLDIDINEIEEARELTAGVHGPSTQLSASHRTLDILSRMNPDVINYELIESIVVYIDTKMGVPGAILIFLPGMVEMTSCMEQLKSNPKLLSSCLIYNLHSSLGSAEQQGVFQHPPKGKRKVVIGTNIMETSITIDDAVFVIDCGKVKENRYDARRSLSQLVTVNTSKANCRQRQGRAGRVREGFCFRLFTSTQFESLDDHQLCEMHRVPLESLVLQIYSLNLGDEVEYLRKALSPPDERAVRSSVKALTTLGALTMDKRLTSLGRHLANLPLDVRIGKMVIHGAILQCVDPVLTIAACLAVRTPFLSAMDYQVEVEGVRRALSGDYMSDHLSSWFAYSKWIAMWHKEGPAGASKLCAKYYLSLPALRQIQATKQQYERFLYEAGLIEETPVRMKNNRFLYDPVVTLEDSVYESGGPRFNTNSGSVKCILSCIVAGLYPNVACVKTVRGGKGGNRTNITTLDGSEVLVHPSSVAGKEKAFASPLLVYVDKVKTSATFLREVSMVTPLHVVFFGSGRLEYLPKYGELVVDEATAFRCQSEDAVLLRHLKDQLDSALSQKINDPSKSWESTSSVVVRAILRLLKGDSSTVRGLTVVDRRQPRAPLTAPLLQVESSDDAPKKKDGSADKRTCFVCGEGGHVVNTCPHKAAAAKGGPVTRCFICGEWHHPTDCAVTTPMR, translated from the coding sequence ATGGGCCCCAACAGACAAAGGAAACCAAGAGAACTGGCGCGTGGTAGAGGTCGTGGTGGTAGATGCGGCCGTGGGCGGGCTGCTGCACCGGCACCTACAGCACCGTCATCTATCCTCTCGCGtgccgagaaggacatggtaATTGACGTTCTCCACCACGCTGCCAGCGGAGGGGCAGTTCCGGTATCTGAGGAACACTTTAATCCGAACTCAGGCTCACGCATCAAGTTTCAGCGCAATAGTCCGTTAACACCTTCGGAGATCCTTCAGCGATTATATGAAGGCCTTGGTTTCCCACCCGATCTGGTCACACAATATGTGAGAGATCTAGCGGACGAATCAAAATTACCGGTCTTTAACTCCATCGGAGAACTCCTCGCAGAGGGCGGACCTTTCCAATCATTTTTGGTTGATAGTTGCTTCGAACTGTTTTCCTACATGCTGTGGTATTcacgtgaggaagagggcaCGAGCTTAACCCCTGAGGAGGGAGACTCCATACTTCAGGAGGAGTTGGAAGCAGTGCGAGCCCTCTTTGATGATAGTTTCATCGGTTTGAAGAACTTTGGCGATGACGATACGGACGACAGGGAACTCCagttctccttcttcacacAAGACGACAAGGGAGTGATGCTTTCTATTCGCATTCCGGACCACTACCCCTCGGATCCCCCTAACATATTTATTGGCCCGCGCAAGCAGCAGACAGGAGGAATGTCCACCTTAGCTGTTTTACCGCTTGATACAAAGGAACTTCCAGCCGTGGCAAGACGATCAATACTggatgctgctgttgaagCGATTAACGGATTCGTGGGCGAGGGTTGTTTAATTGGGTTGCTTTCTTCAATTTGTGGCGCAATTTCTTCTGTTAGTGGACTGGGAGTAGTAGAACAACTTCCTACTCCCGCACCGTGTGAGAGTAAGGAGGTAAAGGCTGTAATAGCCGCAAAGCGCCAGGCGTTCGCGTCTGCGCTGTCCGCTTCTGAGGATCCGTTGGCGTTACCCCCTGAGGAACCAAGCTCGACGACGTGCTCACTACCAGCGAAGGTAGAGCTTGGTACTGTCGATCACAGCGATGACGAGGTCGGTCAAGTCCGACGGGAATTTCTCCGTAACAACAAACAGTTGGATGCGAAGCTCAAGGAGGAGTGGCAGGCTCTCAGAGCTAACGGTACCCTGAGAAACTCGCGGGAGCAGCTTCCCGCCTACAATGCACGTGAGGAGCTTCGCCAGGCCGTGGCAAGGCACCGCGTCGTTGTTGTAAGTGGTGAAACGGGTAGCGGTAAGACCACTCAAATACCGCAATATCTGTATGAGTTTATGTGTGAAGATGGGAAGGGGAGCTCTGCCAACATTGTGTGTACGCAACCACGGAGACTTGCGGCAACTTCCGTAGCACTTCGGGTTGCTGGAGAACGCGACGAAGCCGTAGGCGGTGTGGTTGGTTACACTATCCGTCTGGAAAACTGTGTGTCCAGTCGCACTCAAATTACTTATTGCACCACCGGTGTTGTGCTTCGGCGAATACAGGTGGATAAATTTTTGGGTAGGGTCAGCCACATCGTTGTGGACGAGATTCATGAGCGTGGTGTGGACACCGATGTCCTCCTTATTCTCCTCCGTGACCTTCTCGAGCGCCGTGATGATTTGACTGTCGTACTCATGAGTGCGACAATGGATTCTGAGTTGTTTGCACGTTACTTTGGTGGGTCTCCTATCATTAACATTGCTGGTCGCACATTTCCCGTCCAGGTATTCCATCTAGAAGAGATTATCCCAATGGTAAACTACAGTCTGGATGATGGTTCACCGTATGCCAAGTGGGAGGTacgaaaggaagagaggcgACGGAATACGCGGAAGCAAATGTTGGACATTGACATCAATGAGATTGAAGAGGCGCGGGAACTCACCGCAGGAGTCCATGGACCGTCAACACAACTAAGCGCATCACACAGGACGTTGGATATCCTATCCCGGATGAATCCAGACGTCATCAACTACGAACTGATTGAATCCATTGTTGTGTACATCGATACCAAGATGGGTGTGCCAGGCGCCATTctgatttttcttcctggcaTGGTGGAGATGACTTCGTGCATGGAGCAACTAAAGTCTAACCCGAAGCTCCTCAGTAGTTGCCTCATCTACAACCTCCATAGTTCTCTTGGGTCGGCCGAGCAACAGGGCGTATTTCAGCATCCACCCAAAGGCAAGAGAAAGGTGGTCATCGGAACCAACATCATGGAGACGTCCATCACCATTGATGATGCGGTGTTCGTCATCGATTGCgggaaggtgaaggagaaCCGCTATGACGCACGGAGAAGTTTATCACAACTGGTTACTGTGAACACATCCAAAGCTAACTGCCGTCAGCGGCAAGGGCGAGCTGGTCGAGTACGTGAGGGTTTCTGCtttcgtttgtttaccaGCACCCAGTTCGAGTCACTCGACGACCATCAGCTTTGTGAGATGCATCGTGTTCCCCTCGAGAGTCTTGTTCTTCAAATATATTCCCTTAATCTCGGTGATGAAGTAGAGTATCTTCGGAAAGCTCTGTCACCGCCAGATGAGCGGGCTGTGCGAAGCAGCGTCAAAGCCCTAACAACACTTGGTGCACTGACTATGGACAAGCGTCTTACATCGCTTGGGCGGCACTTGGCCAACCTCCCGCTGGATGTTCGTATTGGTAAGATGGTCATACACGGTGCAATTCTTCAGTGTGTGGACCCAGTACTGACGATCGCCGCATGCCTTGCTGTGCGTACCCCATTCCTTTCGGCGATGGACTATCAAGTGGAGGTGGAGGGTGTGCGGAGAGCGCTCTCTGGGGATTACATGTCAGACCATTTATCTTCGTGGTTTGCTTATTCTAAGTGGATCGCGATGTGGCACAAGGAGGGCCCTGCTGGAGCGAGTAAGTTGTGTGCAAAGTACTATTTGTCTCTGCCAGCACTGCGGCAAATCCAAGCCACAAAGCAGCAGTATGAGCGATTTCTCTACGAGGCTGGGCTTATTGAGGAAACACCTGTTCGTATGAAGAACAACCGGTTCCTCTATGACCCAGTTGTCACTCTTGAAGACAGTGTGTACGAGTCGGGTGGACCCCGTTTCAACACCAACTCTGGTAGTGTGAAGTGCATTCTTTCGTGCATCGTCGCCGGCCTCTATCCGAATGTGGCGTGTGTGAAGACAGTGCGAGGTGGAAAGGGAGGCAACCGTACTAACATCACGACCCTGGACGGGTCGGAAGTTCTTGTTCACCCCTCCAGCGTTgctggaaaggaaaaggcgtTCGCCTCTCCACTTCTTGTTTATGTGGATAAGGTGAAAACTTCAGCCACCTTTCTGCGTGAAGTTTCAATGGTGACGCCGCTTCATGTCGTGTTCTTTGGGAGCGGCCGCCTCGAGTATCTTCCGAAATATGGGGAACTTGTCGTGGACGAGGCAACTGCTTTCAGATGTCAAAGCGAGGATGCTGTATTGTTACGGCACCTAAAGGATCAGTTGGATTCAGCCCTTAGCCAAAAGATCAACGACCCGTCTAAGAGTTGGGAATCTACCAGCAGCGTTGTCGTTCGCGCTATTCTCAGGCTTCTGAAAGGTGACTCGAGCACTGTCCGTGGTTTAACAGTTGTCGACAGGCGCCAGCCACGCGCACCGCTGACTGCCCCGCTGCTGCAGGTCGAGTCAAGCGACGACGcaccaaaaaagaaggacGGCAGCGCCGACAAGAGGAcatgttttgtgtgtggtgagGGCGGTCACGTGGTTAATACCTGCCCACataaagcagcagcagcgaaggGAGGACCCGTGACGCGCTGCTTCATTTGTGGGGAATGGCACCACCCGACAGATTGCGCAGTAACGACCCCCATGCGTTGA